The following are encoded in a window of Nibricoccus aquaticus genomic DNA:
- a CDS encoding D-glycero-alpha-D-manno-heptose-1,7-bisphosphate 7-phosphatase, whose amino-acid sequence MSKALFLDRDGTLIVDKHYLADPDGVELLPGVVEGLRRARALGYRLFLFSNQSGVGRGYYTLEDALRVNDRMEKLIALPTPLFDGVCMATETPDQPMIYRKPSPRFINEMIAHHTLDPKQCIMVGDRETDIEAGLAAGTQVAALANGKLTRDAWARFNFPNLALHDDFTSFAATLR is encoded by the coding sequence ATGAGCAAAGCCCTCTTCCTCGATCGCGACGGCACGCTCATCGTCGATAAACATTACCTCGCCGACCCCGACGGCGTCGAACTCCTCCCCGGCGTAGTCGAAGGCCTGCGACGCGCCCGAGCCCTCGGCTACCGCCTCTTCCTCTTCTCCAACCAGTCCGGCGTCGGCCGCGGCTACTACACCCTCGAAGACGCCCTCCGCGTGAATGACCGCATGGAGAAACTGATCGCCCTCCCCACCCCGCTCTTCGACGGCGTCTGCATGGCCACGGAAACGCCCGATCAGCCGATGATCTACCGCAAGCCCTCCCCGCGCTTCATCAACGAAATGATCGCGCACCACACGCTCGATCCCAAGCAGTGCATCATGGTCGGCGACCGCGAGACCGACATCGAAGCCGGCCTCGCCGCCGGCACCCAGGTAGCCGCCCTCGCCAACGGCAAACTCACCCGCGACGCCTGGGCCAGATTCAACTTTCCGAATCTCGCCCTCCACGACGACTTCACGTCCTTCGCCGCCACCTTAAGGTAG
- a CDS encoding 23S rRNA (adenine(2030)-N(6))-methyltransferase RlmJ: protein MNYRHQFHAGNFADVMKHVLLLQLARGMQRKEKGFFYLDTHAGRGRYDLAAAGLGDSLARKAEHPDGIGRLLGADGAELLAPIAEYVRVVRAFDGQPVAGGEAGEPALELRAYPGSPWIFEAAAREQDRLALCEKHPEEAAFLTEEFSHKRRVTVHAMDGYTAVRAMLPPLEKRALVLIDPPFEAQNEFGQVVEALGEGLRRMPAATFAVWYPLTERARVDEFLFKLEALRPPPCFAAELTIAGEDAPVKLKGCGLLVINPPWQIDREIAPVLEVLAKRLAVAPGGAGKLRWVVAE from the coding sequence ATGAATTACCGGCATCAGTTCCATGCGGGGAATTTCGCGGATGTGATGAAGCATGTGTTGCTGCTGCAGCTCGCGCGCGGGATGCAGCGGAAGGAGAAGGGTTTTTTCTATCTAGACACGCACGCGGGGCGGGGGCGGTACGATCTGGCGGCGGCGGGGCTGGGGGATTCGCTGGCGCGGAAGGCGGAGCATCCGGATGGGATCGGGCGGTTGCTGGGCGCGGACGGTGCGGAGCTGCTGGCTCCGATTGCTGAATACGTGCGGGTGGTGCGGGCGTTTGACGGGCAGCCGGTGGCTGGTGGCGAGGCCGGGGAACCGGCGCTGGAATTGCGGGCTTATCCGGGGTCGCCGTGGATTTTCGAGGCGGCGGCGCGGGAGCAGGACCGGCTGGCGTTGTGCGAGAAGCACCCGGAGGAGGCGGCGTTTTTGACGGAGGAGTTTTCGCACAAGCGGCGCGTGACGGTTCACGCGATGGATGGCTACACGGCGGTGCGCGCGATGCTGCCGCCGCTGGAGAAGCGGGCGCTGGTGCTGATCGATCCGCCGTTCGAGGCGCAGAACGAGTTTGGGCAGGTCGTGGAGGCGCTGGGCGAGGGATTGCGCCGGATGCCGGCGGCGACGTTTGCGGTGTGGTATCCGCTGACCGAACGCGCGCGGGTGGATGAGTTTTTATTCAAGCTGGAGGCGTTGAGGCCGCCGCCGTGTTTCGCGGCGGAGCTGACGATCGCGGGCGAGGATGCGCCGGTGAAGCTCAAGGGTTGCGGACTGCTGGTCATCAATCCGCCGTGGCAGATTGATCGTGAGATCGCGCCGGTGCTGGAGGTGCTGGCGAAGCGGCTCGCGGTGGCACCAGGCGGGGCGGGCAAGTTGCGGTGGGTCGTGGCGGAGTGA
- a CDS encoding NUDIX hydrolase produces the protein MQSDETRQQAHGFGDQTGPAQRGDEVFDVVDANDVVVGQATRREVHAKGLWHRAVHVLVFESGGSAKVFLQKRSMAKDTAPGRWDSSCSGHLDAGEDYAVAAVRELGEEIGLRVSGPEALTEVLRLTATADTGWEFVRVYRTESAGPFSLHPAEIERGEWWAVEDVTRAVAERPGEFARAFRFIWGRVVKSEK, from the coding sequence ATGCAATCAGACGAGACGCGTCAGCAGGCGCACGGATTTGGAGATCAGACGGGCCCGGCGCAGCGGGGGGACGAGGTGTTCGACGTGGTCGACGCGAATGACGTGGTAGTCGGGCAGGCGACGCGGCGCGAGGTGCATGCGAAGGGGCTGTGGCACCGGGCGGTGCATGTGCTGGTTTTCGAGTCAGGCGGGAGCGCGAAGGTTTTTTTGCAGAAGCGTTCGATGGCGAAGGATACGGCTCCGGGGCGGTGGGATTCGTCGTGCTCAGGGCATCTGGACGCGGGTGAGGATTACGCGGTCGCGGCGGTGCGTGAACTGGGTGAGGAGATCGGGCTGCGCGTGAGCGGGCCGGAGGCGTTGACGGAGGTGCTGCGGCTGACCGCGACGGCGGACACGGGGTGGGAATTTGTGCGCGTTTACCGGACGGAGTCGGCGGGGCCGTTTTCACTGCATCCAGCGGAGATCGAGCGCGGGGAGTGGTGGGCGGTCGAAGATGTGACTCGGGCGGTGGCGGAGCGGCCGGGGGAGTTTGCGCGGGCGTTCCGGTTTATCTGGGGGCGGGTGGTGAAGAGTGAAAAGTGA
- a CDS encoding TlyA family RNA methyltransferase — protein MSAKQRLDELLVARGLAATRSQAKALIMSGRVLHGTERLDKPGKDFPIDLDLTVEQPPRFVSRGGEKLAGFLEKFPIDLNGAHILDVGASTGGFTDCALQAGAASATCVDVGRAQLHAKLLADPRVTNFEKLNARSLQPADLPRSDFDAVVMDLSFISLKSVLPAVWPFVRVGGVLIALVKPQFEAGRTAVAKGRGVVRDRAIQETVLADISTFALQKLPAATLIGSMDSPITGTDGNREFLLGLRKA, from the coding sequence ATGTCCGCCAAACAACGCCTCGACGAACTCCTCGTCGCCCGCGGCCTCGCCGCCACCCGCTCGCAAGCCAAGGCGCTGATCATGTCCGGCCGCGTTCTCCACGGCACCGAACGCCTCGATAAACCAGGCAAAGACTTCCCCATCGATCTCGACCTCACCGTCGAACAACCGCCCCGCTTCGTCAGCCGCGGCGGCGAAAAACTCGCCGGCTTCCTCGAAAAATTCCCCATCGATCTCAACGGCGCGCACATCCTCGACGTCGGCGCCTCCACCGGCGGCTTCACCGACTGCGCCCTCCAAGCCGGAGCCGCTTCCGCCACCTGCGTCGATGTCGGCCGCGCCCAACTACACGCCAAACTCCTCGCCGATCCCCGCGTCACCAACTTCGAAAAACTAAACGCCCGCAGCCTCCAGCCCGCCGACCTCCCACGCTCCGACTTCGACGCCGTGGTGATGGACCTCTCCTTCATCTCCCTCAAATCCGTCCTCCCCGCCGTCTGGCCATTCGTGCGCGTCGGCGGCGTACTCATCGCCCTCGTCAAACCCCAGTTCGAGGCCGGCCGCACTGCAGTCGCCAAAGGCCGCGGCGTCGTCCGCGACCGCGCGATCCAAGAAACCGTGCTCGCCGACATTTCCACCTTCGCCCTTCAAAAACTCCCCGCCGCCACGCTCATCGGCTCGATGGATTCCCCCATCACCGGCACCGACGGCAACCGCGAATTCCTCCTCGGCCTCCGCAAAGCCTGA
- a CDS encoding metallophosphoesterase family protein, with protein sequence MLTRILSDLHFDDATSQVRSLAMLRPLIDGADRIIVNGDALDSQVTARGPELIREVKTFFAAHTPEALFIAGNHDPDISSVNELLLAGGQIWLTHGDVFFEYLAPWSPSLPEYRRRIHALRDHLPPVERDRLDTRYRILRAVSIGLPPEHDPADRSPTHQLARLARIMVNPRRPLSMIHAWLTSPRTAATMAAQHHPSARFVIFGHIHHPGVWKKSRHIVINTGSFTPPRGALMVEFDENNLRVRRIDRRSSAFHPGRIIAEFPLAPAPAAP encoded by the coding sequence GTGCTCACCCGCATCCTCTCCGACCTCCACTTCGACGACGCCACCAGTCAGGTCCGCTCGCTCGCCATGCTCCGCCCGTTGATCGACGGCGCCGACCGCATCATCGTCAACGGCGACGCCCTCGACTCCCAGGTCACCGCCCGCGGCCCCGAACTCATCCGCGAGGTGAAAACATTCTTCGCCGCCCACACCCCCGAAGCCCTCTTCATCGCGGGCAATCACGACCCCGACATCTCCTCCGTCAACGAACTCCTCCTGGCAGGCGGCCAGATCTGGCTCACCCACGGCGATGTGTTTTTTGAATACCTCGCCCCCTGGAGCCCCAGCCTCCCCGAGTACCGACGCCGCATCCACGCCCTCCGCGATCACCTCCCCCCCGTCGAACGCGACCGCCTCGACACCCGCTACCGCATCCTCCGCGCCGTCAGCATCGGCCTCCCCCCCGAACACGACCCCGCCGACCGCAGCCCCACCCACCAGCTCGCCCGCCTCGCCCGCATCATGGTCAACCCCCGCCGCCCCCTCTCCATGATCCACGCCTGGCTCACCTCGCCCCGCACCGCCGCAACCATGGCTGCGCAACATCACCCGTCCGCCCGCTTCGTCATCTTCGGCCACATCCACCACCCCGGCGTCTGGAAAAAAAGCCGCCACATCGTCATCAACACCGGCTCCTTCACCCCGCCCCGCGGCGCCCTCATGGTCGAGTTCGACGAAAACAACCTCCGCGTCCGACGCATCGACCGCCGCTCCTCCGCATTTCATCCCGGACGCATCATCGCCGAGTTTCCGCTGGCCCCAGCGCCCGCCGCCCCATAA
- a CDS encoding YhcH/YjgK/YiaL family protein gives MALFGSIATVRAQLAHAAHFQAAFAYLDEVLAPGSAGMKRILAVAAGKTERVELSGGAFALEQAYLTKERAQGFFESHRAYIDVQVIVSGEELMEVADVAKLTVGEDFTPGKDLIKYQMFGAASVLRLGAGEAAVFFPVDGHMPSLAVSSPALLHKTVIKVPVIR, from the coding sequence ATGGCTTTATTTGGCTCCATCGCAACGGTCCGTGCGCAGCTCGCGCACGCGGCTCATTTCCAAGCGGCGTTTGCTTATCTCGACGAGGTGCTGGCTCCGGGAAGCGCCGGGATGAAGCGCATCCTGGCGGTGGCGGCGGGGAAGACGGAGCGGGTGGAGCTGAGCGGCGGGGCGTTCGCGCTGGAGCAGGCGTATCTGACGAAGGAGCGCGCGCAGGGATTTTTCGAGTCGCACCGCGCGTACATCGACGTGCAGGTGATCGTGAGCGGCGAGGAGCTGATGGAGGTCGCGGATGTGGCGAAGCTGACGGTGGGCGAGGATTTCACGCCGGGGAAGGACTTGATCAAGTATCAGATGTTTGGAGCGGCTTCGGTGCTGCGGCTGGGCGCGGGGGAGGCGGCGGTGTTTTTTCCGGTGGACGGGCACATGCCTTCGCTGGCGGTGAGCTCGCCGGCGCTGTTGCACAAGACGGTGATCAAGGTGCCGGTGATCCGGTGA
- a CDS encoding translation initiation factor: protein MSTDKKSGKVDMSGGQSLGQNPFGALGGLALPSGPVWAGSADGKAQVGGDKGAAQVPEKNRGRVDVLREKNGRGGKTVTVAAGFTGIGLPEKEALAKKMQKACGVGGTVKDGRIEIQGDKREEVARILTEAGFRAVFAGG from the coding sequence ATGAGCACGGACAAAAAGAGCGGCAAAGTGGATATGAGCGGCGGGCAGTCGCTGGGGCAGAATCCGTTTGGGGCGCTGGGCGGTTTGGCGCTGCCGAGCGGGCCGGTGTGGGCTGGGTCGGCGGACGGGAAAGCGCAGGTCGGCGGGGATAAAGGGGCGGCGCAGGTGCCGGAGAAGAACCGGGGTCGGGTGGATGTTTTGCGCGAGAAGAACGGGCGCGGCGGCAAGACGGTGACGGTGGCGGCGGGGTTTACCGGGATCGGGCTGCCGGAAAAGGAGGCGCTCGCGAAGAAAATGCAGAAGGCGTGCGGCGTGGGCGGGACCGTGAAGGACGGGCGGATCGAGATCCAAGGAGATAAGCGCGAGGAGGTGGCGCGGATTTTGACGGAGGCGGGGTTTCGGGCGGTGTTTGCGGGTGGGTGA
- a CDS encoding M24 family metallopeptidase encodes MPTPAILLYADSHNADVLYFGRVHVPDAFIAIAHGKKKIAVINALEFGRVKKSSAFTDVLPLEKYLAAAREKAPGQKVGAAEVIALVAREFGIKTFVIPEDFPAGLANRLTGLDVTLELADGPIFPAREIKTSDEAAAIREGNRCSALGIAAAEAVLRASKIVSGKLHYRGASLTSERLKFAIETACLEAGALSIDTIAAGGDQACDPHDRGSGPLRAHELIIVDVFPRVQATGYHGDMTRTFLKGRASDAQRSLVAAVREAQKAALKKIRAGINGRTVHQQCLDVFAKRGYETKRTDHGSVGFFHGTGHGLGLAIHETPRVSTVDYKLKAGSVVTVEPGLYYPGLGGCRIEDVVQVTSTGAKLLSSAPYDWELK; translated from the coding sequence GTGCCCACGCCCGCCATCCTCCTCTACGCCGATTCCCACAACGCCGACGTCCTCTACTTCGGCCGCGTCCACGTGCCCGACGCCTTCATCGCCATCGCCCACGGCAAAAAGAAAATCGCCGTCATCAACGCCCTCGAATTCGGCCGCGTCAAAAAATCCTCCGCCTTCACCGACGTCCTCCCGCTCGAAAAATACCTCGCCGCCGCCCGCGAGAAAGCCCCCGGCCAGAAAGTCGGCGCCGCCGAAGTCATCGCCCTCGTCGCCCGCGAATTCGGCATAAAGACCTTCGTCATCCCCGAAGATTTCCCCGCCGGCCTCGCCAACCGCCTCACCGGCCTCGACGTCACCCTCGAACTCGCCGACGGCCCCATCTTCCCGGCGCGCGAAATCAAAACCTCCGACGAAGCCGCCGCCATCCGCGAGGGCAACCGCTGCTCCGCCCTCGGCATCGCCGCCGCCGAAGCCGTTCTCCGCGCCAGCAAGATCGTGTCCGGGAAACTCCACTACCGCGGCGCCTCGCTCACGTCCGAACGCCTCAAGTTTGCCATCGAAACTGCCTGTCTCGAAGCCGGCGCCCTCTCGATCGACACCATCGCCGCCGGCGGCGATCAAGCCTGCGACCCGCACGACCGAGGCTCCGGCCCGCTTCGCGCCCACGAGCTCATCATCGTCGACGTCTTCCCCCGCGTTCAAGCCACCGGCTACCACGGCGACATGACCCGCACCTTCCTCAAAGGCCGCGCCTCCGACGCCCAGCGCTCGCTCGTCGCCGCCGTTCGCGAAGCCCAGAAAGCCGCCCTCAAAAAAATCCGCGCCGGCATCAACGGCCGCACCGTCCACCAGCAGTGCCTCGATGTCTTCGCCAAGCGCGGCTACGAAACCAAACGCACCGACCACGGCTCCGTCGGCTTCTTCCACGGCACCGGCCACGGCCTCGGCCTCGCGATCCACGAAACGCCCCGCGTCAGCACCGTGGACTACAAACTCAAAGCCGGCTCCGTCGTCACCGTCGAACCCGGCCTCTATTATCCGGGTCTCGGCGGCTGCCGCATCGAAGACGTCGTCCAAGTCACGAGCACCGGCGCCAAACTCCTCTCCTCCGCCCCCTACGACTGGGAACTCAAATAA
- a CDS encoding bifunctional heptose 7-phosphate kinase/heptose 1-phosphate adenyltransferase → MISVPAARALLKKIADVRVLVIGDIMLDHYIWGDATRISPEAPVPVVDIARDTYTAGGAANVALNIAALGARCTVAGRFADDEAGTHLSKILADKKIATISTPGTGTTIRKTRVLVQHQQLCRLDRESAPAAYRIDPVAVEKLFAKAIASHDAIILSDYAKGLLTDDLVATVTRLARAAGKFIALDPKPKRALAFADLDLITPNRKEALQLAGIEPDPHNPFPAEKVCARLHELYRTHHLVITMSEDGMLLSTDGKIGKVIPTAAREVFDVSGAGDTALASLVVALTAGAKIETAANFSNAASGVVVGKLGTATVTPDELLAYIKK, encoded by the coding sequence ATGATCTCCGTCCCCGCCGCCCGCGCCCTCCTCAAAAAAATCGCCGACGTCCGCGTCCTCGTCATCGGCGACATCATGCTCGACCACTATATCTGGGGCGACGCCACCCGCATCTCCCCCGAAGCCCCCGTACCTGTCGTGGACATCGCGCGCGACACCTACACCGCCGGCGGCGCAGCCAACGTCGCCCTCAACATCGCCGCCCTCGGCGCCCGCTGCACCGTCGCCGGCCGCTTCGCCGACGACGAAGCCGGCACGCACCTCTCCAAAATTCTGGCCGACAAAAAAATCGCCACCATCTCCACACCCGGAACCGGAACCACCATCCGCAAAACCCGCGTCCTCGTCCAACACCAGCAACTTTGCCGCCTCGATCGCGAGTCCGCCCCCGCCGCCTACCGCATCGATCCCGTCGCCGTCGAAAAACTCTTCGCCAAAGCCATCGCCTCGCACGACGCCATCATCCTCTCCGACTACGCCAAAGGCCTCCTCACCGACGACCTCGTCGCCACCGTCACCCGCCTCGCCCGCGCCGCCGGCAAATTCATCGCCCTCGACCCCAAACCCAAACGCGCCCTCGCCTTCGCCGACCTCGATCTCATCACGCCGAACCGCAAAGAAGCCCTCCAGCTCGCCGGCATCGAGCCTGACCCACACAACCCGTTCCCGGCCGAAAAAGTCTGCGCCCGCCTCCACGAGCTCTACCGCACGCACCACCTCGTCATCACCATGAGCGAAGACGGCATGTTGCTCTCGACCGACGGCAAAATCGGCAAAGTCATCCCCACCGCCGCCCGCGAAGTCTTCGATGTTTCCGGCGCCGGCGACACCGCCCTCGCATCCCTCGTCGTCGCCCTCACCGCAGGCGCGAAGATCGAGACCGCCGCCAACTTCTCCAACGCCGCTTCCGGCGTCGTCGTCGGCAAACTCGGCACCGCTACCGTCACCCCCGACGAGCTCCTCGCCTACATCAAAAAATAA
- a CDS encoding glutaminyl-peptide cyclotransferase gives MNSTQHATLGTPTSPSAPCLDGSAGLWPASASSSPRVRHSAFVIRLSDVRPILSILLILSKKLCLRPSSFGLQPSDLPTLLLALTALLLTPACKPSTPSPASASAPASPAAHYTYTIVATYPHDPEAFTQGLQYIGNNTLLEGTGLPGKSSLRRVDLATGNVLKRVNLPAPYFGEGITVLGDRIYQLTWQHQKGFIYDLTTFAPVGNFAYTGEGWGLTTDGHSLILSDGTATIRFLNPDTFAVTRTIDVTLDGRPIPRLNELEYIEGEIVANIWQTHTIVRIDPATGRVTGVIDLTGILPAAEHRPDTDVLNGIAYDPATKRLFVTGKNWPRLFEIKLLPKS, from the coding sequence GTGAACTCCACCCAACACGCCACCCTGGGAACGCCGACGTCCCCGTCGGCTCCGTGCCTCGATGGGAGCGCCGGCCTCTGGCCGGCTTCCGCTTCCTCAAGTCCTCGCGTCCGACATTCGGCCTTCGTCATTCGGCTTTCAGATGTCCGCCCAATCCTGTCCATCCTGTTAATCCTGTCCAAAAAACTGTGCCTCCGACCTTCGTCATTCGGCCTTCAGCCTTCGGACTTACCCACTCTCCTCCTCGCCCTCACCGCCCTCCTCCTCACCCCCGCCTGCAAACCCTCCACCCCGTCCCCCGCTTCTGCCTCAGCCCCCGCGTCGCCAGCCGCCCACTACACCTACACCATCGTCGCCACCTACCCGCACGACCCCGAAGCCTTCACCCAAGGCCTCCAGTACATTGGCAACAACACCCTCCTCGAAGGCACCGGCCTCCCCGGCAAATCCTCCCTCCGCCGCGTCGATCTCGCCACCGGCAACGTCCTCAAACGCGTCAATCTCCCCGCCCCCTACTTCGGCGAAGGCATCACCGTCCTCGGCGACCGCATCTACCAGCTCACCTGGCAGCACCAAAAAGGTTTCATCTACGATCTCACCACCTTCGCTCCCGTCGGCAACTTCGCCTACACCGGGGAAGGCTGGGGCCTCACCACCGACGGCCACTCTCTCATTCTCAGCGACGGCACCGCCACCATCCGTTTCCTCAACCCCGACACCTTCGCCGTCACCCGCACCATCGACGTCACCCTCGACGGCCGCCCCATCCCCCGCCTCAACGAGCTCGAATACATCGAAGGCGAGATCGTCGCCAACATCTGGCAGACCCACACCATCGTCCGCATCGATCCCGCGACCGGACGTGTCACCGGCGTGATCGACCTCACCGGCATCCTCCCCGCCGCCGAACACCGCCCCGACACCGACGTCCTCAACGGCATCGCCTACGACCCCGCCACCAAACGCCTCTTCGTCACCGGCAAAAACTGGCCCCGCCTCTTCGAAATAAAACTCCTCCCCAAATCCTAA
- a CDS encoding NAD(+)/NADH kinase, which produces MTPKPIRSLALVVNDQKNGAPQIAETLTAIAREHGVTTRTTSQFPIPTDWLKGADACCVIGGDGTLLGVVRESARHQVPIIGVNRGSLGFLTTYSADEARTQFSALLGGDYCLAWRSLLECSTGPGQHDLALNDVLIKDERNSHLVRLEVYADDELVTDYFSDGLIFATPTGSTAYNLSAGGPLIHPNAEVIAMTPICPHTLSNRSIIFHHDVKLRVYNRAENFPLLVGVDGQRTLVTCGDNPIEISLSSIRLPLIQRRDYEHFSVVRSKLKWSGGAASDAQK; this is translated from the coding sequence ATGACGCCCAAGCCCATCCGCTCCCTCGCCCTCGTCGTCAACGACCAGAAAAACGGCGCCCCGCAAATCGCCGAAACGTTGACCGCCATCGCCCGCGAACACGGCGTCACCACGCGGACCACGTCTCAATTTCCCATTCCCACCGACTGGCTCAAAGGCGCCGACGCCTGCTGCGTCATCGGCGGCGACGGCACGCTTCTCGGCGTCGTCCGCGAATCCGCCCGCCACCAAGTCCCCATCATCGGCGTCAACCGCGGCAGTCTCGGCTTTTTAACTACGTACTCAGCCGACGAAGCCCGCACCCAATTCTCCGCACTCCTCGGCGGCGACTACTGCCTCGCCTGGCGCTCGCTCCTCGAATGCTCCACCGGCCCCGGCCAGCATGACCTAGCCCTCAACGACGTCCTCATCAAAGACGAGCGTAACTCCCACCTCGTCCGCCTCGAAGTCTACGCCGACGACGAACTCGTCACCGACTACTTCAGCGACGGCCTCATCTTCGCCACGCCCACCGGCTCGACCGCCTACAACCTCTCCGCCGGCGGCCCGCTCATTCATCCCAACGCCGAGGTCATCGCCATGACCCCGATCTGCCCCCACACTCTGAGCAACCGCTCCATCATCTTCCATCACGACGTGAAACTCCGCGTGTACAACCGCGCCGAAAACTTCCCGCTCCTCGTCGGCGTCGATGGACAACGCACCCTCGTCACCTGCGGCGACAACCCCATCGAAATCTCCCTTTCGTCCATCCGCCTCCCGCTCATCCAGCGCCGCGACTACGAACACTTCTCCGTCGTCCGCTCCAAACTCAAATGGTCCGGCGGCGCCGCCAGCGACGCGCAAAAATAA
- a CDS encoding Fpg/Nei family DNA glycosylase: protein MPELAEVEFYRRRWDVALRHRIERVFLHPRAGVFKTCSPALIESTLPGETLLSSEAAAKQMLFRFTGDAWLGVHLGMTGELTAQPAAFVPRKHDHLVLALRETTLVFSDPRMFGRIQFHLGPDAPAWWTTIAPAISSRAFSITAVSEFLRRRARTPIKAVLLMQERFPGVGNWMADEILWRAEIHPRRTAGSLSESEITALHHETRHVAKRALEIIGTTTAPNIPDPPKSWLFPHRWTDGGRCPKTGVLLKREDIGGRTTCWSPARQKL from the coding sequence ATGCCTGAACTCGCCGAAGTCGAATTCTACCGCCGCCGCTGGGACGTCGCGCTCCGCCACCGCATCGAACGCGTCTTCCTCCACCCCCGCGCCGGCGTCTTCAAAACCTGCTCCCCCGCGCTCATAGAGTCCACGCTCCCCGGCGAAACACTCCTCAGCTCCGAAGCCGCCGCGAAACAAATGCTCTTCCGCTTCACCGGCGACGCCTGGCTCGGCGTCCACCTCGGCATGACCGGCGAACTCACCGCCCAACCCGCCGCTTTCGTCCCGCGCAAACACGACCACCTCGTCCTCGCCCTACGCGAAACCACCCTCGTCTTCAGCGACCCCCGCATGTTCGGCCGCATCCAGTTCCACCTCGGCCCCGACGCCCCCGCTTGGTGGACCACGATCGCTCCCGCCATTTCCTCCCGAGCCTTCTCTATCACCGCCGTCTCCGAATTCCTGCGACGCCGCGCCCGCACCCCGATCAAAGCCGTCCTCCTCATGCAGGAACGCTTCCCCGGCGTCGGGAACTGGATGGCCGACGAAATCCTCTGGCGCGCCGAAATCCACCCACGCCGCACCGCCGGCTCTCTCTCCGAATCTGAGATCACCGCCCTCCACCACGAAACCCGCCACGTCGCCAAACGCGCCCTCGAAATCATCGGTACCACCACCGCCCCCAATATCCCCGACCCACCGAAATCCTGGCTCTTCCCCCACCGCTGGACCGATGGCGGCCGCTGCCCCAAAACCGGCGTCCTCCTAAAACGTGAAGACATCGGCGGCCGCACCACCTGCTGGTCCCCCGCCCGCCAAAAACTCTGA